A single Xylella taiwanensis DNA region contains:
- a CDS encoding thioredoxin family protein, whose amino-acid sequence MTSMNAVLLGSILRIFLVALMVLITACYGSLSDSATPHPVDTTMQKPPVADPTQPVASGNTPTAADIAAAAALNAQFDPGRDAVADLATAKVEAKRGGKRIILNLGSERCSWCRVLDEFIGGDAEMRSFRDAHFIWMKVNVSAENKNEMFLAHFPKVKIYPHLFVLDADAKLLSSQFPADFQKGKSYDRRKFFAFLRQSVSSKN is encoded by the coding sequence ATGACGAGTATGAACGCGGTTTTGTTAGGTTCGATATTAAGGATCTTTCTTGTTGCCTTGATGGTTCTCATCACTGCTTGTTATGGATCTTTATCGGATTCTGCGACGCCTCATCCCGTGGATACCACGATGCAGAAGCCGCCGGTCGCTGATCCGACTCAACCAGTGGCTTCGGGCAATACACCAACGGCTGCAGACATCGCTGCGGCGGCGGCTCTTAATGCTCAGTTTGATCCGGGTCGTGATGCAGTAGCAGACTTAGCGACCGCGAAGGTCGAAGCTAAACGTGGTGGTAAGCGAATCATACTGAACCTCGGTAGCGAGAGGTGTTCCTGGTGCCGTGTGCTGGATGAGTTTATCGGTGGCGATGCTGAGATGCGAAGTTTTCGTGACGCTCATTTTATTTGGATGAAGGTTAACGTTAGCGCTGAAAATAAAAATGAGATGTTTCTGGCTCATTTCCCAAAAGTGAAGATTTATCCTCACTTGTTCGTGCTCGACGCTGATGCCAAATTGCTGAGTTCGCAGTTCCCTGCTGATTTTCAGAAAGGTAAGAGCTACGACCGTAGGAAATTTTTTGCGTTCTTGCGGCAATCGGTGTCTTCAAAAAATTGA
- a CDS encoding M1 family metallopeptidase: MCPLIMCLRLFWVAAIVLVGCSNKSMSVVPFPKSAHVAVAGKADSRRHDESSYAESDKVVIKHLALDLKLDFDKKVLAGTATYSLEWKDKDAKQLVLDTRELTIEKVEADGGLGQLTQLKFALFPANKMLGSKLTIEAPSQPARICVTYRTAPGASGLQWLEPAMTEGKRLPFMFSQSQAIHARSWVPLQDTPGVRFTYTAHIVSRPDVMVLMSADNDPNAVRGGDYHFKMAEPIPSYLLAIAAGDLVFKPISRRSGVWAEPIMVDKAAKEFEDTEKMIGTAEALYGQYRWGRYDMLVLPSSFPFGGMENPRLTFVTPTVIVGDKSLVSLIAHELAHSWSGNLVTNASWKDIWLNEGFTTYVQSRITEALYGQEMADMEREVDQMDIFAVLKDIPKADQMLVLSALTKRDPDDALSPVAYVKGAWFLQFLEQRVGREVFDPFLRGWFDSHAFQSVTSEDFVLYLQQHLLSQDPNAITAEELGSWLNAPGIPAVAQKVHSLSFVNVDSARIAWSGSGVLPNRQVTDGWGTQQWVYFLSRMGDTLKPEQLKQLDEAYHFTGTPNGEVAMRWYPLAIRSGYTAAWLEAGTFIGRVGRLKLILPIYAELSKTHEGLNFAKQIFAKFKPRYHPITIASVEGILAREEVVQAAKASRKEG; encoded by the coding sequence ATGTGTCCTTTGATCATGTGCCTGCGCTTGTTTTGGGTTGCAGCAATCGTTCTGGTGGGTTGCTCAAATAAATCCATGTCTGTGGTGCCGTTCCCGAAGTCGGCTCATGTCGCTGTTGCTGGGAAAGCTGATAGTCGCCGTCATGATGAAAGCTCTTACGCCGAATCAGACAAGGTCGTCATTAAGCATTTGGCGCTAGACCTGAAGTTGGATTTCGATAAGAAGGTATTGGCTGGTACCGCGACTTATTCGCTTGAGTGGAAGGACAAGGATGCGAAGCAACTAGTGCTTGACACCCGTGAACTGACCATTGAGAAAGTTGAAGCTGATGGTGGCCTAGGGCAACTGACTCAGCTTAAGTTTGCTCTATTCCCAGCCAACAAGATGCTGGGTAGCAAGCTGACCATAGAGGCCCCCTCCCAGCCTGCCCGGATCTGTGTCACCTACCGCACAGCTCCGGGCGCCTCTGGCTTGCAATGGCTGGAGCCGGCGATGACCGAGGGTAAACGGTTGCCTTTCATGTTCAGTCAATCTCAGGCGATCCATGCCCGCAGTTGGGTGCCGCTCCAGGACACCCCAGGTGTGCGTTTTACCTACACGGCCCACATCGTTTCGCGTCCAGATGTGATGGTGTTGATGAGCGCCGACAACGATCCGAACGCAGTACGCGGTGGTGATTACCACTTCAAAATGGCTGAGCCGATACCCTCCTATCTGCTGGCGATTGCTGCAGGTGATCTGGTTTTTAAGCCAATCTCTAGGCGTTCTGGGGTTTGGGCCGAGCCGATCATGGTAGATAAGGCGGCAAAGGAGTTTGAGGATACCGAAAAAATGATCGGTACCGCCGAGGCTCTATATGGTCAGTATCGTTGGGGACGTTACGACATGCTGGTTTTGCCGTCGTCATTTCCATTTGGTGGTATGGAGAATCCACGTCTGACCTTCGTCACTCCAACGGTGATCGTTGGCGATAAATCGCTGGTTTCGTTGATCGCACACGAGTTAGCGCATAGTTGGTCTGGTAACTTGGTGACCAATGCTTCGTGGAAGGATATTTGGCTCAATGAAGGATTCACGACCTATGTGCAATCACGCATTACTGAGGCACTGTACGGTCAGGAGATGGCCGACATGGAGCGTGAGGTCGATCAAATGGATATTTTTGCAGTGTTGAAGGATATCCCCAAGGCCGATCAAATGTTGGTGTTATCGGCGTTGACCAAGCGTGATCCAGATGATGCGCTGAGCCCGGTTGCTTATGTTAAAGGGGCATGGTTCTTGCAGTTTCTGGAGCAACGTGTTGGGCGCGAGGTGTTTGATCCATTTCTGCGTGGTTGGTTTGACAGCCATGCTTTCCAGAGTGTGACCAGCGAAGATTTTGTCCTTTATCTGCAGCAGCATTTATTATCCCAAGATCCCAATGCGATCACTGCTGAGGAATTAGGCAGTTGGCTTAACGCGCCTGGTATCCCGGCAGTTGCGCAGAAGGTGCATTCGCTTAGCTTCGTAAATGTGGATAGTGCGCGTATTGCCTGGAGCGGTAGTGGCGTATTGCCGAATAGACAGGTGACTGATGGTTGGGGGACCCAGCAGTGGGTTTACTTTCTCAGCAGAATGGGTGACACACTCAAGCCTGAGCAGCTCAAGCAGCTGGACGAAGCCTACCACTTCACCGGTACGCCAAATGGCGAGGTTGCGATGCGCTGGTATCCATTGGCGATCCGCAGTGGTTATACCGCTGCTTGGCTGGAGGCCGGTACCTTCATCGGGCGCGTTGGTCGGCTCAAGCTGATCTTACCGATCTACGCTGAGTTGTCGAAGACCCATGAGGGATTGAATTTCGCTAAGCAAATTTTTGCAAAATTTAAACCACGTTACCATCCGATCACTATCGCCTCGGTGGAGGGTATCTTGGCGAGAGAGGAAGTTGTACAGGCAGCTAAAGCCTCTAGGAAGGAGGGCTGA
- the ubiE gene encoding bifunctional demethylmenaquinone methyltransferase/2-methoxy-6-polyprenyl-1,4-benzoquinol methylase UbiE, which yields MSESPYKTGTTHFGFREIAAKDKKTLVAEVFTSVARRYDLMNDLMSLGIHRAWKRYFVATAQVKSGDCVLDLAGGTGDIAMLLKDRVGAEGGIVLGDINASMLSVGRDRLIDRGVVAGLDYVQCNAEALPFQDKCFDLVTMSFGLRNVTDKDTALREMFRVMKVGGQARVLEFSAVTAEWFKPIYDFHSFQVLPRLGRLFASDADSYRYLAESIRKHPPQEELKAMMVAAGFGRCRYKNLTGGIVAIHSGYKY from the coding sequence ATGAGTGAATCTCCCTATAAAACCGGCACTACTCATTTTGGTTTCCGAGAGATTGCTGCCAAGGACAAGAAGACGCTGGTTGCTGAGGTGTTTACTTCGGTTGCACGTCGCTACGACTTGATGAACGATCTGATGAGCCTGGGTATTCACCGTGCCTGGAAGCGTTACTTCGTCGCTACTGCTCAGGTTAAGTCAGGCGACTGTGTGCTTGACCTTGCAGGTGGCACCGGTGATATCGCAATGCTGTTGAAGGATCGGGTCGGTGCAGAGGGGGGCATCGTACTTGGTGATATCAACGCCAGTATGCTGTCCGTTGGACGCGATCGGCTCATTGATCGCGGCGTCGTGGCTGGTCTGGACTATGTGCAATGCAACGCTGAAGCACTGCCGTTTCAGGATAAATGCTTCGACTTGGTGACGATGTCTTTTGGTTTACGTAATGTCACTGACAAGGATACAGCGCTGCGCGAGATGTTCCGGGTGATGAAGGTCGGCGGGCAGGCACGGGTGTTGGAATTCTCTGCGGTGACTGCCGAGTGGTTCAAGCCAATTTATGATTTTCACTCATTCCAGGTGTTACCGCGTTTGGGGCGCTTGTTTGCCAGTGATGCTGACAGCTATCGTTACCTTGCTGAGAGCATCCGGAAGCATCCGCCGCAGGAAGAGTTGAAGGCGATGATGGTGGCGGCTGGGTTTGGGCGTTGTCGCTACAAGAACTTGACCGGCGGCATTGTTGCGATTCATTCCGGATATAAGTACTGA
- a CDS encoding SirB1 family protein codes for MAEQLLLPGWNSLATVDDQTLPLMSTALLIASDEYPDLSAELYDTLVQSYVEYLRSEVEAISLWPLKMAAVNRYLFQELGYSGNHDEYYDPRNSYLNQVFERRLGNPISLAVVQIEVARRLGIPLDGVSFPGHFLVRLPVDDGILVMDPFNGGRPLDVEELRERARPHLGGEAPDDHALAQILNPAPHRTILIRILRNLHGVYANTDRWDRAARCADRILKLVPNQPEALRDRGLAYLQLGHRSGARQDLMRYMQLYPSTHNVDMVRSHLVELSNERIQTH; via the coding sequence ATGGCCGAACAATTGCTACTGCCCGGCTGGAACAGCCTCGCCACCGTCGACGATCAAACGCTGCCGTTGATGTCCACAGCGTTACTGATCGCCAGTGACGAATATCCAGACCTGAGCGCTGAGCTCTACGACACGCTGGTGCAGAGCTACGTCGAGTACCTGCGCTCAGAAGTCGAAGCAATTTCTCTGTGGCCGCTAAAGATGGCTGCAGTCAATCGGTACCTGTTCCAAGAATTAGGATATTCAGGAAATCACGATGAGTATTACGATCCACGCAACAGTTATCTCAATCAGGTATTCGAACGCCGTCTTGGTAACCCAATCTCCCTGGCAGTGGTGCAAATAGAGGTTGCACGACGCCTGGGTATTCCGCTAGACGGTGTATCGTTCCCTGGACACTTCTTAGTACGGTTACCTGTCGACGACGGTATACTGGTTATGGATCCATTCAACGGTGGCCGACCATTGGACGTAGAAGAGTTGCGGGAGCGCGCACGCCCACATCTGGGTGGTGAGGCGCCGGATGATCACGCGTTAGCTCAAATCCTCAATCCCGCACCACACCGTACAATCCTCATTCGTATCTTACGCAACCTGCACGGCGTTTACGCTAACACTGATCGATGGGATCGCGCTGCGCGCTGCGCCGATCGCATCCTCAAGCTAGTGCCGAACCAACCTGAAGCACTACGCGACCGCGGCTTAGCATACCTGCAACTTGGACATCGCAGCGGTGCGCGACAAGACTTGATGCGCTACATGCAACTGTATCCATCCACGCACAACGTTGACATGGTTCGTAGCCATCTAGTAGAGCTGAGCAATGAACGTATACAAACGCATTGA
- a CDS encoding DUF192 domain-containing protein, producing the protein MLLFRTLTALSLFLASSYARADGRWVNLGGQRYQVELAQTEESRAHGLMFRTKMAADHGMLFIHDRQEPQAYWMKNTKIPLDILYFDEQGKLVSQQRNVPPCSAGDACPPYPSRVPARYVLELNAGQAARLDLKDGTELVFGPDIPKP; encoded by the coding sequence ATGTTGCTATTCCGTACTCTGACCGCTCTCTCCCTGTTCCTAGCCAGCAGCTACGCCAGAGCGGATGGACGTTGGGTCAATCTCGGCGGTCAGCGCTACCAAGTCGAACTAGCACAGACTGAGGAAAGCCGCGCCCACGGGCTGATGTTTCGAACAAAAATGGCAGCAGATCACGGTATGTTGTTCATCCACGACCGTCAGGAGCCGCAAGCATATTGGATGAAGAATACCAAGATCCCACTAGACATCTTGTATTTCGATGAGCAAGGCAAGTTGGTGAGCCAGCAACGCAACGTGCCGCCGTGCTCAGCAGGTGATGCTTGCCCACCCTACCCAAGCCGTGTACCGGCGCGCTACGTACTGGAACTCAATGCTGGTCAGGCAGCACGCCTTGATCTGAAAGACGGTACCGAACTGGTATTCGGACCAGACATTCCCAAGCCCTGA
- a CDS encoding H-NS histone family protein — MIDNNVLNLDAIAKAKVKLTEELRRLEEQEVQLLQQQAAEMFTRVIALLNDFGKHFSAKQKTEIAALIMVNDEKPKVRKASSADARRVVVPKYCLPHSGETWTGRGRLPSSFAAWEGTAAYKEWKSNHPNERFPAFPG, encoded by the coding sequence ATGATTGACAACAACGTTTTGAATCTGGATGCCATTGCTAAAGCCAAGGTGAAATTGACCGAAGAATTGCGCAGGCTTGAAGAACAGGAAGTTCAGTTACTACAGCAGCAAGCAGCTGAAATGTTTACCCGGGTGATCGCTCTATTGAATGATTTTGGTAAGCACTTCAGTGCCAAGCAAAAAACTGAGATTGCGGCTTTGATAATGGTAAACGATGAAAAGCCTAAGGTTAGGAAGGCCTCGTCTGCTGACGCGCGTCGTGTAGTTGTGCCGAAATACTGCTTGCCCCACAGTGGCGAGACTTGGACTGGTCGTGGGCGTCTCCCGAGTTCATTTGCTGCATGGGAAGGTACTGCTGCTTACAAGGAATGGAAGTCTAATCATCCTAATGAGAGGTTTCCGGCATTTCCGGGCTGA
- a CDS encoding MarR family winged helix-turn-helix transcriptional regulator → MNKSITTPHTIHINLEQFLPFRISVLSKHINNNIARIYENRYSMAATEWRVITILALYPGSSASKVSEHSAMDKVAVSRAVARLLKQRFIQRETHGDDRRRSMLTLSPTGHQVYETVAPLINKMENQLMSVLSENERQLLDHLIDRLTKEGLPRMILKG, encoded by the coding sequence ATGAACAAATCTATTACCACACCTCATACGATCCATATCAACCTGGAACAATTCTTGCCGTTCCGCATCAGCGTGCTATCCAAACACATAAACAACAACATCGCTAGAATTTACGAGAACAGATACAGCATGGCTGCCACAGAATGGCGCGTCATTACGATCCTGGCACTGTATCCTGGTTCCTCAGCCAGTAAAGTCTCTGAGCACAGTGCAATGGACAAGGTGGCAGTGAGCCGCGCAGTGGCACGCCTACTGAAGCAACGCTTCATCCAACGCGAAACTCACGGGGACGACCGACGTCGCTCGATGCTGACTCTCTCTCCTACTGGCCATCAAGTCTACGAGACTGTGGCACCGTTGATTAATAAGATGGAAAACCAACTTATGTCGGTCCTTTCCGAAAATGAGCGCCAATTGCTAGATCATCTGATTGATCGGCTGACAAAAGAGGGATTACCGCGAATGATATTAAAAGGCTAG
- a CDS encoding TonB-dependent receptor encodes MLSFPCFPAVSLFGLVLYSVVSGVHAAAVTSIDDALPTLTLGKVQVYGTNDSTLPIGSVLSSVDILGQDLLQDQHVDYTWELFMRAPGVQVTQFKMGTDAGRVSFRGFNGEGRVNAIKLLIDGIPSNDNAGGMPYLDALSPLGITAIQIARGTNDPRYGLNAIAGHVDVMTRSGGNDGLLSVTTGSFGTREVQLTKGIERGVWSQNYVASWRDSDGYRDHARAIKRSFSGKWGYADPSDIWRAGLSMRYFHNDAQESGYLTYSDAVAYPRSSPAYSGQDYSQRQTIQTALHLDRSVSETWHWSAKAYVNRYTNDRVVKFTAASVRQERYTDETHRGMLANAIWQPRVDWTQEFSLEGGLEAQWQSNVSRRYRIFDGQRSTVLRDWDFNLDTYGAYLQAVIRVNELLKLVPAYRIDHVFGWFRDIAASVRYPVYGYGTIQQPKFSVSYDVSHDVTAYANWGRTFQIGSGNGAYRIQADNLAPSINDGWETGFTFKPWSWANARLAYWQQRASGEVASILGVNGTVATNEVGNVGKTLRKGWDAQLNLQPGEQWRVWLAYSRQKAEIVTPDPSAPATRGKEIENVPRWLANVGVEWHVLPKLKLSAWGNGQGDYYVERSNTLGRYGGYLLGNLSATYELPNRSELALQLKNIANRFYVYAWYDSGFSGYSPGDGRALYLSWTVSF; translated from the coding sequence ATGTTGTCATTCCCATGTTTTCCGGCCGTGTCGCTGTTTGGCCTTGTTTTGTATAGCGTTGTATCCGGCGTTCATGCCGCTGCTGTTACCAGCATAGATGATGCCTTGCCGACACTGACTCTTGGCAAGGTTCAGGTTTACGGTACCAATGACAGTACGCTGCCGATCGGCAGCGTACTGTCTTCGGTCGATATCCTTGGTCAGGACTTGCTGCAAGACCAGCACGTCGACTACACCTGGGAATTGTTCATGCGTGCGCCGGGTGTGCAGGTCACTCAGTTCAAAATGGGTACCGATGCTGGCCGTGTCTCGTTCAGGGGATTCAATGGCGAAGGCCGTGTTAACGCGATCAAATTGCTAATCGATGGTATCCCCAGCAACGATAATGCAGGTGGGATGCCGTACCTTGATGCGTTATCCCCTTTGGGTATTACCGCGATCCAGATTGCGCGCGGTACTAATGATCCACGCTATGGACTCAACGCGATCGCAGGCCATGTCGACGTGATGACCCGCAGTGGTGGTAACGATGGTTTGCTCAGTGTGACTACAGGTAGCTTTGGTACTCGCGAGGTGCAGCTGACCAAGGGCATCGAGCGCGGCGTGTGGAGCCAGAACTATGTTGCCAGCTGGCGTGATTCGGATGGATACCGGGATCATGCGCGCGCAATCAAACGTTCTTTCTCAGGTAAATGGGGCTATGCTGATCCCAGCGATATATGGCGTGCTGGTTTGAGTATGCGTTACTTTCATAACGATGCTCAGGAATCCGGTTACCTGACTTATAGCGATGCGGTTGCCTATCCGCGAAGTTCACCAGCGTATTCTGGACAGGACTACAGCCAGCGCCAAACCATACAGACTGCTTTGCATTTGGACCGGAGTGTGAGTGAAACATGGCATTGGAGTGCCAAGGCTTATGTCAACCGCTATACCAATGACCGTGTGGTGAAGTTCACCGCTGCCAGTGTACGTCAGGAGCGCTACACCGACGAAACCCACCGCGGCATGCTGGCTAATGCGATCTGGCAACCTCGAGTGGACTGGACGCAGGAATTTTCCCTCGAAGGTGGTCTTGAGGCGCAATGGCAAAGCAATGTGTCACGTCGCTATCGTATTTTCGATGGCCAGCGCAGCACGGTGTTGCGTGACTGGGACTTCAATCTGGACACGTACGGTGCCTACTTACAAGCGGTCATCCGTGTTAATGAGCTCCTGAAGTTGGTGCCAGCCTACCGTATCGATCATGTTTTTGGTTGGTTCAGGGACATCGCTGCTAGTGTGCGCTACCCGGTTTACGGCTACGGCACGATCCAACAGCCCAAGTTCAGCGTGTCCTATGATGTGAGCCATGACGTGACTGCCTATGCCAACTGGGGGCGTACTTTCCAGATCGGTAGCGGTAATGGAGCCTATCGCATTCAGGCTGACAATCTGGCACCGTCGATCAACGATGGCTGGGAAACTGGATTTACTTTTAAGCCGTGGTCTTGGGCCAATGCACGCCTGGCGTACTGGCAGCAACGCGCCTCCGGTGAGGTTGCCAGCATCTTGGGTGTGAATGGCACTGTTGCCACTAACGAGGTTGGTAATGTTGGCAAGACGCTACGCAAGGGGTGGGATGCACAGCTTAACTTGCAGCCGGGCGAACAGTGGCGTGTATGGCTGGCATATTCCCGCCAGAAAGCCGAGATTGTTACTCCAGATCCGAGTGCGCCTGCCACACGTGGCAAAGAGATCGAGAACGTGCCGCGTTGGCTCGCCAATGTTGGAGTGGAGTGGCACGTGTTACCCAAGCTCAAGCTTAGTGCTTGGGGGAATGGCCAGGGAGACTATTATGTCGAGCGCAGTAACACGCTTGGGCGTTACGGCGGTTATTTGCTTGGCAACCTCAGTGCGACTTACGAGCTTCCGAACAGGAGTGAATTGGCATTGCAACTGAAGAACATCGCCAATCGCTTCTACGTCTACGCATGGTATGACAGCGGTTTTTCCGGCTATTCACCTGGCGACGGTCGTGCACTTTACCTAAGCTGGACCGTGAGCTTTTGA